In the genome of Ignavibacteriales bacterium, one region contains:
- a CDS encoding carotenoid biosynthesis protein, with protein MERKKSFIVKAVRILIVILYSVGIIGHSIPSLLPLMLTLTPPILLFTGLAVTILSVSKSNSKLIVWMLLTYMITFTTEAIGVKTGLIFGNYSYGDSLGLKLFSVPLLIGFNWLLIILGSITIAQSIEKNLYTTSVLSGVFCVLFDLMLEPAAIALDYWRWDSGSIPLRNYYAWFLIAFISSIIYGKMNIKNDNVLFRFYFLVQLLFFVILSWILG; from the coding sequence TTGGAAAGGAAGAAAAGTTTTATCGTAAAAGCAGTACGTATTCTGATCGTTATTCTTTATTCGGTTGGGATCATAGGTCACAGCATACCCTCTTTACTTCCGCTAATGCTCACCTTAACTCCGCCTATTCTGCTCTTTACTGGTTTAGCAGTTACGATTCTTTCTGTCAGTAAGAGTAATAGTAAATTGATTGTTTGGATGCTGCTTACTTACATGATAACATTTACAACTGAAGCAATAGGAGTAAAAACAGGATTGATCTTTGGAAATTACAGCTATGGTGATTCCCTTGGTTTAAAACTTTTTTCCGTGCCTTTATTAATAGGATTCAACTGGTTGCTTATAATCCTGGGTTCGATTACAATAGCACAATCGATAGAAAAAAATCTTTATACAACTTCAGTACTTTCAGGAGTATTTTGTGTTTTGTTTGACTTAATGCTTGAGCCTGCCGCCATTGCTCTTGATTACTGGCGATGGGATTCAGGATCAATTCCTCTGAGGAATTATTATGCATGGTTCCTGATCGCGTTTATTAGTTCAATAATTTATGGCAAAATGAATATCAAAAACGACAACGTGCTTTTCAGATTTTACTTTTTAGTTCAACTGTTATTCTTTGTGATTCTTTCCTGGATATTGGGATAG